A single region of the Corallococcus macrosporus genome encodes:
- a CDS encoding TIGR04563 family protein, protein MATTDHRKQSLYFPEDMLEEIQREATRQDRSLSWIVQQAWKVARADIRRMPSVNDVLGPLPPRPVAPAAQTATSAPAVVTTSAPASSDEPSKP, encoded by the coding sequence ATGGCCACCACGGATCATCGCAAGCAGTCACTCTATTTTCCCGAGGACATGCTGGAAGAGATCCAGCGCGAGGCGACCCGGCAGGATCGTTCCCTGTCATGGATCGTCCAGCAGGCGTGGAAGGTCGCCCGCGCCGACATCCGTCGGATGCCTTCGGTCAATGACGTGCTCGGCCCCCTGCCTCCACGGCCGGTGGCCCCCGCGGCGCAGACGGCCACCTCCGCTCCGGCGGTGGTGACGACCAGCGCCCCGGCCTCCTCGGACGAGCCCTCCAAGCCGTAG
- the tilS gene encoding tRNA lysidine(34) synthetase TilS, whose protein sequence is MPPASPERPTLTAALARSYAEHGLASRSVLLAVSGGADSTALLVGTARVRDALALRVEVATVDHGLRPEAAREVTSVVGLAARLGLTCHVRKLALSPGAGVEARAREARYATLEVLRQERGLDAIATGHTLDDQAETLLMRLSRGAALRGARGIHARVSALVRPLLTCSREDVLAFLATEEVGFVSDPMNADPSLFRTRMRQDVLPALHRAAGFSTVAHLATFARLASEDEALLAGLADAAWERLALEGGGLDAVGLRALEPPLSRRVLARLLLTSGARVDHATLERGRDVVARGGVMPLSDGFQLKATGGRVRCVGPGRQAPPMPLVLAGPGAQGDFGAWRFQVAEGSAPPGVLALVLEEGTAWPLTVRSRKQGDRVRTRAGHRKVQDALVDARVPAEARDAQPVVVDARGSPLWLPGVLPRFVEAGAVPCRHSLWAFPPASSERKTPPL, encoded by the coding sequence ATGCCTCCCGCGTCTCCTGAACGCCCCACGCTGACCGCCGCGCTCGCCCGCTCCTATGCCGAGCACGGCCTCGCCTCGCGCTCGGTGCTGCTCGCGGTCTCCGGAGGCGCGGACTCCACCGCGCTCCTCGTGGGGACCGCGCGCGTGCGGGACGCGCTGGCGCTGCGCGTGGAAGTGGCGACGGTGGACCATGGCCTCCGGCCGGAAGCCGCGCGGGAGGTGACCTCCGTCGTGGGGCTGGCCGCACGCCTGGGCCTGACCTGCCACGTCCGGAAGCTCGCGCTGTCGCCCGGGGCGGGCGTGGAGGCCCGGGCCCGCGAGGCGCGCTACGCCACCCTGGAGGTCCTGCGACAGGAGCGCGGGCTGGACGCCATCGCCACCGGCCACACGCTCGATGACCAGGCGGAGACGCTGCTCATGCGCCTGTCCCGGGGCGCCGCGCTCCGGGGCGCGCGGGGCATCCACGCGCGTGTGTCCGCGCTCGTCCGGCCGCTGCTCACGTGCTCGCGCGAGGACGTGCTCGCCTTCCTGGCCACCGAGGAGGTGGGGTTCGTGAGCGATCCGATGAACGCGGACCCCTCCCTCTTCCGCACGCGCATGCGCCAGGACGTGCTGCCCGCGCTCCACCGCGCGGCGGGCTTCAGCACCGTGGCGCACCTGGCCACCTTCGCCCGGCTCGCCTCCGAGGACGAGGCCCTGCTCGCCGGGCTGGCGGACGCGGCGTGGGAGCGGCTGGCCCTGGAAGGAGGCGGCCTGGACGCGGTGGGGCTGCGGGCGCTGGAGCCGCCCTTGTCGCGCCGCGTGCTCGCACGGCTGTTGCTCACCTCGGGCGCGCGGGTGGACCACGCCACGCTGGAGCGCGGGCGCGACGTGGTGGCGCGGGGCGGCGTCATGCCGCTCAGCGACGGCTTCCAGCTCAAGGCCACCGGCGGGCGGGTGCGCTGCGTGGGGCCCGGACGCCAGGCGCCACCCATGCCGCTGGTGCTCGCGGGGCCAGGGGCGCAGGGGGACTTCGGCGCGTGGCGCTTCCAGGTGGCGGAAGGATCCGCGCCCCCGGGCGTGTTGGCCCTGGTGTTGGAGGAGGGGACGGCGTGGCCACTCACGGTGCGTTCGAGGAAGCAGGGCGACCGCGTCCGGACGCGCGCGGGCCACCGCAAGGTGCAGGACGCGCTGGTGGATGCCCGCGTTCCCGCGGAGGCGCGCGACGCGCAGCCGGTGGTGGTGGACGCGCGCGGTTCGCCGCTGTGGCTTCCCGGGGTCCTGCCGCGCTTCGTCGAAGCTGGCGCGGTGCCTTGCCGACACTCGCTGTGGGCATTCCCGCCGGCTTCAAGCGAACGGAAGACCCCTCCGTTATAG
- the ftsH gene encoding ATP-dependent zinc metalloprotease FtsH, whose protein sequence is MRSTYKTIGLWVILIVLFVAFYNFFSQGNEQVQEPTFTQLLTKVEEKKVRAVSVKGNTYSGTFSDSNDKFRTTGPAPDVAVLNQLRASGVDVKYEREEQNSLWLTILGQWMPVVFLFLFFIFFMRQLQGGSGKAMTFGKSKAKLLSESHNKVTFADVAGVDECKEELEEIVAFLKDPKKFTKLGGRIPKGVLMMGPPGTGKTLLARAVAGEAGVPFFSISGSDFVEMFVGVGASRVRDLFEQGKKNAPCIIFIDEIDAVGRHRGAGLGGGHDEREQTLNQLLVEMDGFESNDGVILIAATNRPDVLDPALQRPGRFDRRIIVPRPDLKGRLGVLKVHTRRVPLAPEVELEVIARGTPGMTGADLENLVNESALMAARQNKERVDLADFEQAKDKVFMGPERRSMIMTDKEKRNTAVHEAGHALLAKLLPGCDPLHKVTIIPRGQALGVTWSLPTEDKVNGYRKQILDQITMAMGGRIAEELMFNEMSSGAANDIERATETARAMVCRWGMSEKMGPLAFGKSDGEVFLGRDFNSSKDYSEDTARQIDAEVRSIVVGCYTTGKQLLTDKLDVLQRVSDALVEYETLDAEDVNIILQGGQLTRERPAPRVSSTPKPTEKKDKRKILDALEGLPNMEPKKA, encoded by the coding sequence GTGCGTTCGACCTACAAGACCATCGGGCTCTGGGTCATCCTGATCGTCCTCTTCGTCGCCTTCTACAATTTCTTCTCGCAAGGCAACGAGCAGGTGCAGGAACCGACCTTCACCCAGCTTCTGACGAAGGTGGAGGAGAAGAAGGTCCGGGCCGTCTCCGTCAAGGGCAACACCTACTCCGGCACGTTCAGCGACTCGAACGACAAGTTCCGGACGACGGGTCCCGCGCCGGACGTGGCCGTGCTCAACCAGCTCCGCGCCTCCGGCGTGGACGTGAAGTACGAGCGCGAGGAGCAGAACAGCCTCTGGCTGACCATCCTCGGGCAGTGGATGCCCGTCGTCTTCCTGTTCCTGTTCTTCATCTTCTTCATGCGCCAGCTCCAGGGCGGCAGCGGCAAGGCGATGACGTTCGGGAAGTCCAAGGCGAAGCTCCTGAGCGAGAGCCACAACAAGGTCACGTTCGCGGACGTGGCCGGCGTGGACGAGTGCAAGGAGGAGCTGGAGGAGATCGTCGCCTTCCTCAAGGACCCCAAGAAGTTCACCAAGCTGGGCGGCCGCATCCCCAAGGGCGTCCTGATGATGGGTCCCCCGGGCACGGGCAAGACGCTGCTCGCCCGCGCGGTGGCCGGTGAAGCGGGCGTCCCGTTCTTCTCCATCTCCGGCTCGGACTTCGTGGAGATGTTCGTGGGCGTCGGTGCCAGCCGCGTTCGCGACCTCTTCGAGCAGGGCAAGAAGAACGCCCCCTGCATCATCTTCATCGACGAGATCGACGCCGTGGGCCGCCACCGTGGCGCGGGCCTGGGCGGCGGTCACGACGAGCGCGAGCAGACGCTCAACCAGCTGCTGGTGGAGATGGACGGCTTCGAGTCCAACGACGGCGTCATCCTCATCGCCGCCACCAACCGTCCGGACGTGCTGGACCCGGCGCTCCAGCGCCCGGGCCGCTTCGACCGCCGCATCATCGTCCCCCGTCCGGACCTCAAGGGCCGCCTGGGCGTGCTGAAGGTGCACACCCGCCGCGTGCCGCTGGCCCCGGAGGTGGAGCTGGAGGTCATCGCCCGCGGTACGCCCGGCATGACGGGCGCGGACCTGGAGAACCTGGTCAACGAGTCGGCCCTGATGGCCGCGCGCCAGAACAAGGAGCGCGTGGACCTGGCGGACTTCGAGCAGGCGAAGGACAAGGTCTTCATGGGCCCGGAGCGCCGGTCCATGATCATGACCGACAAGGAGAAGCGGAACACGGCCGTCCACGAGGCCGGCCACGCGCTCCTCGCCAAGCTGCTGCCCGGCTGCGACCCGCTGCACAAGGTCACCATCATCCCGCGCGGTCAGGCCCTGGGCGTCACCTGGAGCCTGCCCACCGAGGACAAGGTGAACGGCTACCGCAAGCAGATCCTCGACCAGATCACCATGGCCATGGGTGGCCGCATCGCCGAAGAGCTCATGTTCAACGAGATGAGCAGCGGCGCGGCGAACGACATCGAGCGCGCCACGGAGACGGCGCGCGCCATGGTGTGCCGCTGGGGCATGAGCGAGAAGATGGGCCCGCTGGCGTTCGGCAAGAGCGACGGTGAGGTGTTCCTGGGCCGCGACTTCAACTCGTCCAAGGACTACTCCGAGGACACCGCCCGGCAGATCGACGCGGAGGTCCGCAGCATCGTCGTGGGCTGCTACACCACGGGCAAGCAGCTGCTGACGGACAAGCTGGACGTGCTCCAGCGCGTGTCCGACGCCCTGGTGGAGTACGAGACGCTCGACGCGGAGGACGTGAACATCATCCTCCAGGGTGGCCAGCTCACCCGTGAGCGTCCGGCGCCGCGCGTCAGCTCCACGCCGAAGCCGACGGAGAAGAAGGACAAGCGGAAGATCCTCGACGCGCTCGAGGGCCTGCCCAACATGGAGCCGAAGAAGGCGTAA
- a CDS encoding DUF7594 domain-containing protein, which produces MAAFAMLALLPRCGGATGAEDEVQDGALKAVEQAAALPTVCQPRSYLDSRTLMPVGDASVRNDQPDVNMSTHSTLYVDSAPTRYQSYLRFQQEGEGGELVQARLRLYAKQGTNTGVSFHPVTGGAYPPAVTWNTRPTEGAAVATVASVANDAWLTAEVKGAVTSRRTFDLGILPLGDDGAEFSSVEASNAARRPQLDTVYRYDWCTYRGSSTPSQAWAKTLGGASSERVHALLNLPDGSGFVLGGTYSGGPAQAGGAALPGPSGILVARFDTAAQHQWSRAYAVGQLVSLRAMTVTPVGNVLVVGTYQGSPDLGPGALPYVNPNTGELGMFVLKLSPTGNPVWSHGFHAEKRPAWGEGQIYPSFVVPTVVATDANGSLIVAGHFEGYTNLGGRELYAGSMSEASDDSTQSLFLAKYDYNGGHQWSQVFETVDEYTEANALTTDAAGNILMGGRGNNPVLATPGKRVGTAFVARFTPGGAPVWGYGLNGAIGRVSGLAALPDGGVAFAGGFNGTFTFKGQTYSSHDPMHDVRPDDGMFGTLTASGGEGWVRVLTTEPGGDIAEQVAVDGAGNLMVNGRVSADTFDFGGGALGTFGLPGSSGLRFVASYSPTGTHRWSRMLGTQVSSAFMAVSPDGATRLGFTFEGSTPVGATTFVSAGQADMGLIQFTP; this is translated from the coding sequence GTGGCGGCGTTCGCGATGCTGGCGTTGCTGCCACGGTGCGGCGGAGCGACGGGGGCGGAGGACGAGGTCCAGGACGGGGCACTGAAGGCGGTGGAGCAGGCTGCGGCGCTTCCCACCGTGTGCCAGCCCCGGAGCTACCTGGACTCCAGGACGCTGATGCCGGTGGGCGACGCGTCGGTGCGCAATGACCAGCCGGATGTGAACATGAGCACCCATTCCACGCTGTACGTGGACTCGGCCCCCACGCGCTACCAGTCCTATCTGCGGTTCCAGCAGGAGGGGGAGGGCGGCGAGCTCGTCCAGGCGCGGCTGCGGCTGTACGCGAAGCAGGGCACGAACACCGGCGTGTCGTTCCATCCGGTGACGGGAGGCGCCTATCCGCCCGCCGTCACCTGGAACACCCGGCCGACGGAGGGCGCCGCGGTGGCCACCGTGGCATCCGTCGCCAATGACGCCTGGCTGACGGCGGAGGTGAAGGGCGCGGTGACCAGCCGCCGGACCTTCGACCTGGGCATCCTCCCGCTTGGCGATGACGGGGCCGAGTTCTCCTCGGTGGAGGCGTCCAACGCCGCGCGCAGGCCGCAGCTGGACACGGTCTACCGCTATGACTGGTGCACGTACCGGGGCAGCAGCACGCCTTCGCAGGCCTGGGCGAAGACGCTGGGGGGCGCGTCGAGTGAGCGCGTCCACGCGCTGCTCAACCTGCCGGATGGCTCCGGCTTCGTGCTGGGCGGGACGTACAGCGGAGGCCCGGCGCAGGCGGGCGGCGCGGCGCTGCCGGGGCCCTCGGGCATCCTGGTGGCTCGCTTCGACACGGCGGCCCAGCACCAGTGGTCGCGCGCCTATGCCGTGGGTCAGCTGGTGTCCCTGCGGGCGATGACGGTGACGCCGGTGGGCAACGTGCTGGTGGTGGGCACCTACCAGGGCAGCCCGGACCTGGGCCCCGGCGCGCTGCCGTACGTCAATCCCAATACGGGGGAGCTGGGGATGTTCGTGCTGAAGCTGTCCCCCACGGGCAACCCCGTCTGGTCGCACGGCTTCCACGCGGAGAAGCGGCCCGCGTGGGGGGAAGGGCAGATCTATCCCTCCTTCGTCGTCCCCACCGTCGTCGCCACCGACGCCAACGGGAGCCTCATCGTCGCGGGCCACTTCGAGGGCTACACGAACCTGGGGGGCCGCGAGCTCTACGCGGGCTCGATGAGCGAGGCCTCGGATGATTCGACCCAGTCCCTGTTCCTGGCGAAGTACGACTACAACGGCGGCCACCAGTGGTCCCAGGTCTTCGAGACCGTGGACGAGTACACCGAGGCGAACGCGCTCACCACGGACGCGGCGGGCAACATCCTGATGGGAGGCCGCGGCAACAACCCCGTGCTCGCGACGCCGGGCAAGCGCGTGGGTACGGCCTTCGTGGCGCGCTTCACGCCGGGCGGCGCGCCGGTGTGGGGCTATGGCCTGAATGGGGCCATTGGCCGCGTCAGTGGTCTGGCGGCCCTGCCCGACGGGGGCGTGGCGTTCGCGGGCGGCTTCAACGGGACGTTCACCTTCAAGGGCCAGACGTATTCGAGCCACGACCCCATGCACGATGTGCGGCCGGATGACGGCATGTTCGGCACGCTCACCGCGTCCGGTGGCGAGGGGTGGGTGCGCGTGCTGACGACCGAGCCTGGCGGCGACATCGCCGAGCAGGTGGCGGTGGATGGCGCGGGCAACCTCATGGTGAACGGCCGCGTGTCCGCGGACACGTTCGATTTCGGCGGCGGAGCGCTGGGCACGTTCGGGCTGCCCGGGAGCAGCGGGCTCCGGTTCGTGGCCAGCTACAGCCCCACGGGCACCCACCGCTGGTCGCGCATGCTGGGGACCCAGGTGTCCAGCGCGTTCATGGCGGTGTCCCCGGATGGCGCCACGCGGCTGGGCTTCACGTTCGAGGGCTCCACGCCGGTGGGCGCCACGACGTTCGTCTCCGCGGGGCAGGCGGACATGGGGCTCATCCAGTTCACGCCGTAA
- a CDS encoding TIGR04563 family protein — MAGTDKRKQSLYFPEEMLKEIQEEANRQDRSLSWVVQQAWKIARDRIKSFPAVNDVTGDERTDPREERP, encoded by the coding sequence ATGGCAGGCACCGACAAGCGCAAGCAGTCGCTGTACTTCCCCGAGGAGATGCTGAAGGAGATCCAGGAGGAGGCGAACCGGCAGGACCGTTCCCTCTCATGGGTGGTGCAGCAGGCCTGGAAGATCGCCCGCGACCGCATCAAGTCATTCCCTGCCGTGAACGACGTCACGGGCGACGAGCGCACGGACCCGCGCGAAGAAAGGCCGTAA